In a genomic window of Candidatus Thiothrix sulfatifontis:
- a CDS encoding DUF4214 domain-containing protein: MAANQYYDTVQNIYIAYYGRPADPEGLAYWADRLDKANGNLTQIIDAFGNSAEAQALYGSETIKARIEKIYMQLFGREPDAVGLEFYEGKIASGAITLASVMLDVLNGAQNEDKAILENKQAIAQAFTAHLNESKEVSAYAGNVAADAVRDFMSGVGKDNLNEKQLNIDPVIVKLVGGNTAPTPGIVTLTADTDSLTGTYFKAPVGYTPNGNDRINFLQDEDTLIGTGGNATLDVTLGTPNDNGTSVVTPKMVDVRTINAEFSSSVSSMELNLQDSQGVQYVNVNRISGSGNSATIADMKSIPLNMTLNNTSASTNTMTFDFAAHTLDKKSNGTDPAAAGFSDGDVGSITINNADVDNLVIGEVDKGLNFLEKLRVDSAGSMSPNVVGALNVQNLEKLYVSGSSNLTIGDLVGMDSTLQYLDVRGMTGKLTLSDAAVDLIKADEDSLNAGQVIDGKDSATDVLEIFDTANVSAADLAGIKNINEIKFSTGNQTEEQVLTLVLNDAILDGFNTAGTASQATPESINISLGAGSAPKKVVLDLTDVTTPGQFIFNVSDADFANFTVIDPNHVFRAALSNPTFSIANATVTEGGTAVVTITRDDATDAASITVQTADGTATAADYTGVGTAITFAAGELSKTVEISTTDDTAVEGDETFTVAISNPTIGTVSATAATATVTITDNDAPASNPVFTITNATTVAEDAGTVLVATITRDDASAAASLTVTVAGGTATAGTDFFGGTATVNFAVGQTTHDIQVEIVEDAIVEGAETFTVTISNPSIGTIGGAAATTVTITDNDVAPQVENLVVLGIAGANASITGNNAVDEIFTFDLVGARATADNTQVVLGSFDAANDSLRIDLATANAAITSLSQLDGVDGILVQTNPITNSTLINFGPDLNGDVITIELQGITNACSSRCCNRITSVQGLWEVDGLAPVQINNLN, from the coding sequence GTCTGGCTTACTGGGCTGATCGCCTTGACAAAGCGAATGGTAATCTTACTCAAATCATTGATGCATTCGGTAACTCTGCTGAAGCACAAGCTTTATACGGTAGCGAAACTATCAAAGCTCGTATTGAAAAGATTTACATGCAGTTGTTTGGGCGTGAACCAGACGCGGTAGGTCTGGAATTTTACGAAGGTAAAATTGCGAGCGGTGCGATCACTCTTGCGTCTGTCATGCTTGACGTTTTGAACGGTGCGCAAAACGAAGATAAAGCTATCTTGGAAAACAAGCAAGCTATTGCACAGGCTTTCACTGCTCATCTTAATGAGTCTAAAGAAGTTAGTGCTTACGCTGGTAACGTTGCTGCTGACGCAGTACGTGATTTCATGAGTGGTGTTGGTAAAGACAATCTGAACGAAAAGCAACTGAACATTGACCCAGTGATCGTGAAGCTAGTCGGTGGCAATACAGCACCAACCCCAGGTATCGTAACGTTGACTGCTGATACTGACTCACTCACCGGCACTTACTTCAAAGCACCTGTAGGTTATACACCGAACGGCAACGACCGTATTAACTTCCTGCAAGACGAAGATACCCTGATCGGTACCGGCGGCAATGCAACATTGGACGTAACGTTGGGTACACCCAATGACAACGGTACTTCTGTTGTTACCCCTAAAATGGTTGATGTACGTACTATCAATGCTGAGTTTTCTAGCAGTGTTTCCAGCATGGAATTGAATCTGCAAGACTCACAAGGTGTTCAGTATGTAAACGTTAACCGCATCAGCGGTTCAGGCAACAGTGCCACTATCGCTGACATGAAAAGCATTCCGCTGAACATGACTCTGAACAACACGTCTGCCAGCACTAACACGATGACGTTTGACTTTGCTGCACACACGTTGGACAAAAAGAGCAACGGTACTGACCCAGCAGCGGCAGGTTTCAGCGATGGTGACGTAGGCTCTATCACTATTAACAACGCTGACGTTGATAACTTAGTGATTGGTGAAGTAGACAAAGGCTTGAATTTCCTGGAAAAACTGCGTGTTGACTCTGCGGGTTCAATGTCACCTAACGTTGTGGGTGCACTGAATGTTCAAAACCTGGAAAAACTGTATGTCTCTGGTAGCAGCAACCTGACTATCGGTGACTTGGTAGGCATGGACAGCACTCTGCAATACCTCGATGTACGTGGCATGACGGGCAAATTAACGTTGTCTGACGCGGCTGTTGATTTGATCAAAGCTGACGAAGATAGCTTGAATGCCGGTCAAGTGATTGATGGTAAAGATTCTGCGACTGACGTGCTGGAAATTTTCGACACAGCTAACGTCTCTGCTGCTGATTTGGCTGGTATCAAGAACATCAACGAAATCAAGTTCAGCACTGGCAACCAAACAGAAGAGCAAGTGCTGACTCTGGTATTGAACGACGCAATTCTGGATGGTTTCAACACTGCCGGTACTGCTTCTCAAGCTACCCCAGAAAGCATCAACATTTCTTTGGGTGCAGGTTCTGCACCTAAGAAAGTGGTGTTGGATCTGACTGATGTAACCACACCTGGTCAGTTCATTTTCAACGTATCGGATGCAGATTTTGCTAACTTCACCGTGATTGACCCGAATCATGTCTTCCGTGCAGCACTGAGCAACCCAACTTTCAGCATTGCTAACGCAACGGTTACAGAAGGTGGTACTGCGGTTGTTACTATCACCCGTGATGATGCGACCGATGCAGCTTCTATCACTGTGCAAACGGCTGATGGCACTGCAACTGCCGCTGATTACACGGGTGTTGGTACTGCCATTACGTTTGCAGCAGGTGAACTGAGCAAGACTGTTGAAATCAGCACGACTGATGATACCGCAGTTGAAGGCGATGAAACCTTCACCGTGGCGATCTCTAACCCAACTATCGGTACAGTGTCTGCCACTGCGGCCACTGCGACGGTCACTATCACTGATAATGATGCGCCAGCGAGCAATCCTGTATTCACGATTACCAACGCAACAACTGTTGCAGAAGATGCTGGCACAGTATTGGTTGCGACCATTACTCGTGATGATGCATCCGCAGCAGCAAGCCTGACGGTAACTGTTGCTGGTGGTACTGCGACTGCGGGTACAGATTTCTTTGGTGGTACTGCGACTGTCAATTTTGCAGTTGGTCAGACTACTCATGATATCCAAGTTGAAATTGTTGAAGATGCGATTGTTGAAGGCGCTGAGACTTTCACTGTCACGATTTCTAACCCATCCATCGGTACGATTGGTGGTGCGGCTGCTACTACCGTCACTATTACTGATAACGATGTTGCACCACAGGTTGAAAACTTGGTGGTTCTGGGTATCGCTGGTGCAAATGCCAGCATCACCGGCAATAACGCTGTGGATGAAATCTTCACGTTTGACTTGGTTGGCGCACGTGCAACTGCTGACAATACTCAAGTCGTGTTAGGCAGTTTTGATGCTGCTAACGATAGCCTGCGTATTGATCTGGCAACTGCTAATGCAGCGATCACTAGCTTGTCACAACTGGATGGCGTTGACGGTATTTTGGTGCAAACCAACCCGATCACCAATTCAACGCTGATCAACTTCGGGCCTGACCTCAACGGTGATGTTATCACTATTGAGCTGCAAGGCATTACTAACGCCTGCAGCAGTCGATGTTGCAATCGTATAACTAGTGTCCAAGGGCTATGGGAGGTAGATGGTTTAGCTCCTGTACAGATTAATAACTTAAATTAA